One Microbacterium sp. W4I20 DNA window includes the following coding sequences:
- a CDS encoding hemolysin family protein, whose translation MDYIMLGVGLLLTVGTGLFVASEFALVNLDRADLEARQAKGESRLSLTISALRHTSTHLSSAQLGITLTTLLTGYTMEPALSNLLRPTFHAWNLPEAVIGPFATILAMFVATVLSMILGELVPKNFALALPRQTAKLVIPFQVAFTTVFKPAVVVLNGSANGVLRGMGIEPKEELSGARSAEELSSLVRRSANAGLLEEDTASLLDRTLTFSRLSAADVMTARPSMHALAAGDSADDVIQLARRTGHSRFPVYDDDLDDISGVVHLKAAISVPRERRAEVPVGALATDALRVPETVHVDGLISELRARGYQLAVVVDEYGGTAGLVTLEDLIEELVGEVSDEHDRTRAGIIRSTDGVTFPGELRPDELRRRAGVVVPEGDVYDTVGGYVMSVLERVPAVGDEVSVDSGILQVVRMDGRRVDRVRYVPRPSEPGEEATR comes from the coding sequence ATGGACTACATCATGTTGGGCGTGGGGCTCCTGCTCACGGTCGGCACCGGCCTCTTCGTCGCGAGCGAGTTCGCACTGGTCAACCTCGACCGGGCCGATCTCGAGGCGCGGCAGGCGAAGGGCGAGTCCCGCCTCTCGCTCACGATCAGCGCTCTCCGGCACACGTCGACCCATCTCTCGTCGGCGCAGCTCGGCATCACGCTGACCACGCTGCTCACCGGTTACACGATGGAGCCGGCGCTGTCGAACCTCCTCCGTCCGACCTTCCACGCGTGGAACCTTCCCGAGGCCGTGATCGGACCGTTCGCCACGATCCTCGCGATGTTCGTCGCCACCGTCCTCTCGATGATCCTCGGCGAGCTCGTGCCGAAGAATTTCGCCCTCGCCCTTCCGCGGCAGACCGCGAAGCTCGTCATCCCGTTCCAGGTCGCGTTCACGACCGTCTTCAAGCCCGCGGTCGTGGTACTCAACGGCAGCGCCAACGGCGTGCTGCGCGGCATGGGCATCGAGCCGAAGGAGGAGCTCTCGGGTGCGCGCAGCGCCGAGGAGCTCTCCTCTCTGGTCCGCCGCTCCGCGAATGCCGGACTCCTCGAGGAGGACACGGCGAGCCTGCTCGACCGCACGCTGACGTTCTCACGATTGAGCGCCGCCGACGTGATGACGGCGCGGCCCAGCATGCACGCGCTCGCCGCCGGTGACTCCGCCGACGACGTCATCCAGCTGGCACGCCGCACCGGCCACAGCCGTTTTCCCGTCTATGACGACGACCTCGACGACATCTCGGGGGTCGTGCATCTCAAGGCCGCGATCTCCGTGCCGCGTGAGCGTCGCGCGGAGGTGCCGGTCGGGGCTCTCGCGACCGACGCGCTCCGGGTGCCGGAGACCGTGCACGTCGACGGCCTGATCTCGGAACTCCGCGCCCGCGGCTACCAGCTGGCGGTCGTCGTCGACGAGTACGGCGGCACGGCCGGCCTCGTCACGCTCGAGGACCTCATCGAGGAGCTCGTGGGCGAGGTCTCCGACGAGCACGACCGCACGAGGGCAGGGATCATCCGCAGCACCGACGGCGTCACCTTCCCCGGCGAACTCCGACCGGATGAACTGCGCCGCCGCGCGGGTGTCGTGGTACCGGAGGGCGACGTGTACGACACCGTCGGCGGCTACGTGATGAGTGTGCTCGAGCGTGTGCCCGCGGTCGGCGACGAGGTGTCGGTCGACAGCGGCATCCTGCAGGTCGTACGGATGGACGGCCGCCGCGTCGACCGCGTCCGCTATGTTCCGAGACCGTCCGAACCAGGAGAGGAGGCCACCCGATGA
- a CDS encoding GuaB1 family IMP dehydrogenase-related protein, protein MEFSGAQPTVDLTYSDVFLVPRRSAITSRLQVDLAPQDGTPATLPLVASNMNSVTGPRLAAVLARRGGLGVLPQDLPLQGLDAAIRDVKAQPVLWDTPIVLPPEASVADALRLLPPTAGHGIVVARGAAPVDVGDVLGILPATRLATALPDAQLGDLVHSGVPSIDAEDIGSERHAFDVITDAGVEMVTVIHHGHLVGTLSARTALRSTLYRPALDADGRLAVAAAVGINGDVAAKAKALAAAGVDVLVVDTAHGHQEGMLSALRAVSELGLGLPIVAGNIVTADGVHDLVEAGATILKVGVGPGAMCTTRMMTAVGRPQFSAVLETAQAAAELGAHVWADGGVRYPRDVALALAAGAASVMVGSWFAGTIEAPGELQRDAEGRIFKESWGMASTKAVQARFGRLDAYERARKELFAEGISSSKIYLDPLRPGLEDLLDMITSGVRSSFTYAGASSVPEFHDRALVGLQSAAGYEEGKALPVSW, encoded by the coding sequence ATGGAGTTCTCAGGTGCACAGCCGACCGTCGATCTGACCTACTCGGATGTCTTCCTGGTGCCGCGGCGGTCCGCGATCACCAGTCGGCTGCAGGTCGACCTCGCCCCGCAGGACGGTACGCCGGCGACGCTGCCGTTGGTCGCGTCGAACATGAACTCGGTCACGGGTCCGCGGCTCGCGGCGGTGCTCGCACGACGCGGCGGCCTCGGCGTGCTCCCGCAGGATCTTCCGCTGCAGGGCCTCGATGCCGCGATCCGCGACGTCAAGGCGCAGCCGGTGCTGTGGGACACCCCGATCGTGCTTCCGCCGGAGGCCTCGGTCGCCGATGCCCTGCGCCTGCTTCCCCCGACCGCCGGTCACGGCATCGTCGTGGCGCGAGGTGCGGCCCCTGTCGACGTGGGCGACGTTCTCGGCATCCTTCCGGCCACGAGGCTCGCGACGGCCCTTCCCGATGCCCAGCTCGGCGACCTCGTGCACAGCGGGGTGCCGTCGATCGACGCCGAGGACATCGGTTCGGAGCGGCACGCCTTCGACGTCATCACCGACGCCGGAGTCGAGATGGTGACGGTCATCCATCATGGGCACCTGGTCGGCACGCTGAGCGCCCGCACCGCCCTGCGCTCGACGCTGTACCGGCCCGCGCTCGACGCCGACGGACGCCTGGCCGTGGCCGCCGCCGTGGGCATCAACGGAGACGTCGCGGCCAAGGCCAAGGCTCTCGCCGCCGCGGGAGTCGACGTGCTCGTGGTCGACACCGCGCACGGCCACCAGGAGGGGATGCTGAGCGCGCTCCGCGCCGTGTCGGAGCTGGGCCTCGGCCTGCCGATCGTGGCGGGCAACATCGTCACCGCCGACGGGGTGCACGATCTCGTCGAGGCCGGCGCCACGATCCTGAAGGTCGGCGTCGGGCCCGGCGCGATGTGCACGACGCGCATGATGACCGCCGTCGGCCGCCCGCAGTTCTCCGCCGTCCTCGAGACGGCGCAGGCGGCGGCGGAACTCGGCGCCCACGTCTGGGCGGACGGCGGCGTGCGGTATCCGCGTGACGTGGCGCTCGCCCTCGCCGCAGGCGCGGCATCCGTCATGGTGGGCTCCTGGTTCGCCGGCACCATCGAGGCGCCGGGGGAGCTGCAGCGGGACGCCGAGGGCCGCATCTTCAAGGAATCCTGGGGGATGGCTTCGACCAAGGCGGTGCAGGCCCGGTTCGGTCGTCTGGACGCGTACGAGCGAGCCCGGAAGGAGCTCTTCGCCGAGGGCATCTCCTCGTCGAAGATCTACCTCGACCCGCTGCGTCCCGGGCTCGAGGATCTGCTCGACATGATCACATCCGGGGTGCGATCGTCCTTCACCTACGCGGGTGCATCGTCCGTGCCCGAGTTCCACGATCGCGCGCTCGTCGGCCTGCAATCCGCGGCCGGATACGAAGAGGGCAAGGCTCTCCCGGTGAGCTGGTAG